A single region of the Betta splendens chromosome 12, fBetSpl5.4, whole genome shotgun sequence genome encodes:
- the shroom3 gene encoding protein Shroom3 isoform X2 yields the protein MLSQPAGSEAEALLRSFPVVQEFDPGYAEGLDTSPFSFPTLPASSSSSTSPPSPRQPHTPSPSTRSRSSPAGGVQLRIKNRRSEPASRPHSWHSTKLSEGQQESDKGEMDAVSSAWHHSFHTSALTTDMSAVSYLRKSPDQYSSRGSMESLDPPPSGAQHQHPLGHHGHSGAHRAYSSCQQLSSARSSNSIDHLHSKRDSAYSSFSTSSSIPEYLASTPVERSYSLETVPQRGAGSGELLQEADVRYVQSVYDAHEGFSPELGSAALLHNSDSKGGGGKRPSQDPQGPGGGVCYRGSSSGSVPASNRHSVGPIWGPAASCSSYEAAPAPPRRSDSYAAIRNHERPNSWSSLEPARSLRSLQKGSWHHSSGHLASGAGKGSYSTDAQLHTVIEKSPESSPTTKPRQGGGVPLPPSPPPLSPAPPASGSQSTRLLSEPHYAQTPSSSEQPDLQRSRGREDDVAESQREGRTTPNGYHHNAPPAQTQASCSVTLAPTLNRPLKEDLNFGHSKPRMKTGAGCPDAPAGPSRHHQEAQSLHSPSVHTSHQHNHDLRFPHIQSTTEPRSRSSPELQDAFTLQSRPIERTSIHSDQAVFTRVTQEQPDHQQTQQQTQQQTYQQTYQQTYQQTHQPTPQPTHQQTHQQTHHQTHHQTYQQNHQQTHQQTQQQTYQQTYQRTHQPTPQPTHQQTQQQTYQQTHQQTQQQTQQQTYQQNHQQTHQQTQQQTYQQNHQQTYQRTHQPTPQPTHQQTHQQTYQQTHQQTHQQTQQQTYQQTYQQTQQQTYPQPQATPSFASQSSPRHLSDSAALQYQAWEHREHPLTRLENALAEVQRCTGPDDAVFSPSSFGDDGHGPARSLSVLEKVSRFERRERAGKQRSHSTSHVHNKAARLPMSEKSCSASCGADDLRNMLERSTNGAKAQRTMSYRGVSSELMKHRALADPSSALQRSRSSFQLDGLKEGESSRESGWKQDVQEMLGSVEDAPYSRSYRDSLIDAQPKVLRSTSLRQKELSSSISPPPPSRSPPASHSSGQQPSFVPMKLHSLEKKGPKTKPKPQGVVITPQSQPLTSPHTPKERHMVSPDLRGPSPPALPSIPAIGPAVARICGRRRLTADQKKRSYSEPENINEVGISDTETASLFRRGGETSVADRRRMFELAAASPAGARAPQSTSRPDLRQVQHNALSEYVERKRGLRRGDGGHRGVSRPHSAYYQPDDSRHAASPSCFSDTYSLSSASSLLSLQDSSAEPSLSSGERRLCSTLPPGSDFRSLQSNLFYPGRVTTPRPPALPPSSSASVNLPTHPDLGHQQRPAQLSGALQRAAQGSKRSASAEDLLERMEEKQRWHQHQRSCSSPAAEMLNQDFPPVDVRTCGSSSADPVSLAEDRAADVHASLGTVSPSQLSLTPVQPPGPSPGPSFAPAARRERQRSCDCQRARGASALAASVGLPCPCSPAAPQDAGGGEWPARDRLSLDAIAFADILQSGACGETLGADRQTGRSGAAGDGGSSAVGTDHTGAAPRPPSPPDSPVRHLSSLRISESSLLSPFERQKSPDSFPGLSQDDFDDVFLQSPAPPSPPAQEPSITENLPTPPPPSPPPALELELGTGNQTVQSPSSEPSLLPPPSSLPLPVLSLSPPPDPPLITPAPPAAAEVGLCLEYQPLPRRKRTPEELRVELLSRQLVQQDSSLGPLLATWGSRTTVELMEEIFTNNKAQLQQRRNSQSDDRGMIDGATEARVDEEQKDLNTKKVELCEALTSSVAALQQEREALCEEQRQHQALGASVEALVQERLTANERDKYSVFIGDLERIVNLLLSLCGRLSRVDRSLLALDTTELTQEDAAEERDCLHRKRSLLLRQTEDARELKENLERRQRVVHGVLSARLAGPQLRDYGRFVGALPSLLIRRRRLDELIRTGQEQLERLQESLQAPASRSAPLPRLPPPPPAPGPVHAVRSTAVTSL from the exons ACGCAGCGAGCCGGCATCGCGTCCCCACTCATGGCATTCGACGAAGCTCAGTGAAGGTCAGCAGGAGTCAGACAAGGGCGAGATGGACGCCGTGAGCAGCGCGTGGCACCACAGCTTTCACACCAG TGCCTTGACCACCGACATGTCTGCCGTCAGCTACCTGAGGAAGAGTCCAGACCAGTACAGCTCCAGAGGCAGCATGGAGAGTCTGGACCCTCCTCCCTCCGGAGCTCAGCACCAGCACCCACTGGGCCATCATGGCCACAGTGGGGCCCACCGGGCCTACTCCTCCTGCCAGCAGCTGTCCTCTGCCAG GTCCTCCAACAGCATCGACCACCTCCACAGCAAACGAGACTCCGCctactcctccttctccaccagctccagcatCCCAGAGTACCTGGCCTCCACTCCAGTAGAGCGCTCTTACTCGCTGGAGACGGTCCCTCAGAGGGGAGCCGGAAGCggcgagctgctgcaggaggctgacgTCCGTTACGTCCAGAGCGTCTACGACGCCCACGAAGGCTTCTCGCCGGAGCTCGGCTCCGCTGCACTGTTACACAACAGTGACtccaaaggaggaggagggaagaggccGAGTCAGGACCCGCAAG GTCCAGGGGGCGGGGTCTGTTACCGCGgtagcagcagcggcagcgtgcCGGCCTCCAACAGACATAGCGTGGGCCCAATATGGGGCCCCGcggccagctgcagctcctacGAGGCGGCTCCCGCTCCGCCGAGGCGGAGCGACAGTTACGCAGCCATCAGGAACCACGAGAGGCCGAACTCCTGGTCCAGTCTGGAGCCGGCAAGATCCCTACG GTCTCTGCAGAAAGGTTCCTGGCATCACTCCAGCGGTCACTTGGCCTCAGGTGCAG GAAAAGGCTCTTACAGCACAGATGCACAGCTCCACACAGTGATAGAGAAGAGTCCGGAGAGCAGTCCCACCACTAAGCCTCGGCAGGGCGGAGGCGTCCCGCTTCCACCTTCACCCCCCCCACTGTCCCCTGCACcccccgcctccggctcccagTCCACCCGGCTCCTTTCTGAGCCCCACTATGCACAGACGCCCAGCTCCAGCGAGCAGCCGGacctgcagagaagcagagggagggaggacgacgtggcagagagtcagagggaaggaaggacCACACCCAATGGATACCACCACAACGCTCCGCCAGCACAGACGCAGGCCTCCTGTTCAGTAACTCTGGCGCCCACACTCAACAG GCCTCTGAAGGAAGATTTGAACTTTGGACACAGCAAACCTCGCATGAAAACAGGTGCGGGCTGCCCAGACGCTCCCGCGGGGCCCAGTAGGCATCACCAGGAAGCTCAGAGCCTCCACAGCCCCAGTGTCCACACAAGCCATCAACACAATCACGACCTTCGTTTTCCTCACATCCAGTCAACTACTGAACCCAGGTCCCGCTCCTCACCAGAGCTGCAGGATGCCTTCACACTCCAGTCCAG GCCAATAGAACGAACCAGCATTCACTCAGACCAAGCAGTGTTTACCAGGGTCACCCAGGAGCAGCCAGACCACCAGCAGACCCAGCAGCAGACCCAGCAGCAGACCTACCAGCAGACCTACCAACAGACCTACCAGCAGACCCACCAACCGACCCCCCAACCAACCCACCAGCAGACCCACCAGCAGACCCACCACCAGACCCACCACCAGACctaccagcagaaccaccagcagACCCACCAGCAGACCCAGCAGCAGACCTACCAGCAGACCTACCAGCGGACCCACCAACCGACCCCCCAACCAACCCACCAGCAGACCCAGCAGCAGACCTACCAGCAGACCCACCAGCAGACCCAGCAGCAGACCCAGCAGCAGACgtaccagcagaaccaccagcagACCCACCAGCAGACCCAGCAGCAGACctaccagcagaaccaccagcagACCTACCAGCGGACCCACCAACCGACCCCCCAACCAACCCACCAGCAGACCCACCAGCAGACCTACCAGCAGACCCACCAGCAGACCCACCAGCAGACCCAGCAGCAGACCTACCAGCAGACCTACCAGCAGACCCAGCAGCAGACCTACCCTCAACCTCAGGCCACACCTTCCTTTGCTTCCCAGAGTTCCCCCCGTCACCTTAGCGACTCTGCAGCCCTCCAGTATCAGGCCTGGGAGCACAGAGAGCATCCGCTGACCCGCCTGGAGAACGCCCTCGCTGAAGTGCAGCGGTGCACAGGCCCAGATGACGCTGTCTTCTCTCCCAGTAGCTTCGGCGATGACGGCCACGGGCCGGCCCGCAGCCTCTCTGTCCTGGAGAAGGTCAGCCGCTTCGAGCGCCGGGAGCGAGCTGGAAAGCAGCGCAGTCACAGCACAAGCCATGTTCACAACAAAGCTGCCCGTCTGCCA ATGAGTGAGAagagctgcagcgcctcctgcgGGGCAGACGACCTGAGGAACATGCTGGAGAGAAGCACGAATGGGGCCAAAGCCCAGAGAACCATGAGTTATAGAGGAGTGAGCAGTGAGCTCATGAAGCACAG GGCCCTAGCAGATCCCAGTTCTGCCCTTCAGAGGAGCCGCAGCAGCTTTCAGCTGGACGGGCTCAAGGAGggtgagagcagcagagagtctgggtggaagcagGACGTGCAGGAGATGCTGGGCTCCGTGGAGGACGCCCCCTACAGCAG ATCCTACAGGGACTCTTTGATAGACGCGCAGCCCAAGGTCCTGCGATCCACCTCCCTCAGGCAGAAAGAGCTCAGCTCGTCCATCAGCCCTCCGCCTCCATCGCGTTCTCCTCCAGCGTCCCATTCCAGCGGCCAGCAGCCTTCATTCGTCCCAATGAAACTGCACTCCCTGGAAAAAAAAGGTCCCAAAACCAAACCCAAACCTCAGGGCGTGGTCATCACACCCCAGTCACAGCCGCTCACGTCCCCCCACACGCCCAAGGAGCGCCACATGGTCAGTCCAGACCTCCGGGGGCCCAGCCCACCAGCTCTGCCCAGTATCCCAGCGATCGGACCCGCCGTGGCCCGGATCTGCGGCCGCAGGCGTCTGACAGCAGACCAGAAGAAGCGGTCCTACTCAGAACCGGAGAACATAAACGAGGTGGGGATTTCAGATACAGAGACGGCTTCTCTCTTCAGACGTGGAGGAG AAACCAGCGTGGCAGACCGGCGGAGGATGTTCGAGCTTGCAGCAGCGAGTCCGGCGGGCGCCAGAGCTCCTCAGAGCACATCGAGGCCCGATCTGCGACAGGTTCAGCACAACGCTCTCAGCGAGTACGTGGAGCGGAAGAGGGgcctgaggagaggagacgggggaCACAGGGGCGTGTCCAGGCCTCACAGCGCCTATTACCAGCCTGACGACAGCCGCCACGCAG cgtctccttcctgtttctcagACACCTACAGCCTCTCGTCTGCCTCCAGTTTGCTCTCCCTGCAGGACTCCAGTGCAGAACCAAGCTTGTCCTCTGGGGAGAGGCGTCTCTGCTCCACCCTCCCTCCGGGTTCTGACTTCCGGAGCCTGCAGTCCAACCTCTTCTACCCGGGCAGAGTGACTACTCCCAGGCCTCCAGCGCTGCCGCCATCAAG TTCTGCCTCTGTAAACCTGCCAACGCACCCAGACCTCGGCCACCAGCAGCGACCCGCACAGCTCAGCGGGGCACTGCAGAGGGCGGCCCAGGGCTCCAAGAGGTCGGCGTCGGCCGAGGACCTCCTGGAGCgaatggaggagaagcagaggtggcatcagcatcagcgctcctgctcctcccccgCCGCAGAGATGCTGAACCAG GACTTTCCTCCAGTGGATGTCAGGACGTGTGGCTCATCCAGCGCTGACCCGGTCTCTCTCGCTGAGGACAG agctgcagacgtCCATGCTTCTCTGGGGACCGTCTCTCCATCTCAGCTCAGCCTGACCCCAGTGCAGCCTCCCGGACCTTCTCCAG GCCCCTCCTTCGCGCCGGCCGCCCGCCGGGAGCGGCAGAGGAGCTGCGACTGCCAGCGGGCCCGCGGCGCCTCCGCGCTGGCGGCGTCCGTGGGCCTCCCCTGCCCCTGCTCCCCGGCCGCGCCTCAGGACGCCGGCGGTGGCGAGTGGCCGGCGAGGGACAGGCTGAGCCTGGATGCCATCGCCTTCGCGGACATCCTGCAGAGCGGCGCCTGTGGTGAGACGCTGGGGGCGGACAGGCAGACGGGACGCAGCGGCGCAGCGGGAGACGGGGGGAGTTCAGCCGTCGGGACAGACCATACGGGCGCCGCTCCccgccccccctcaccccccgaCTCGCCCGTTCGCCACCTCTCCTCCCTGCGGATTTCGGAGTCCAGCCTCTTGAGCCCCTTCGAGCGGCAGAAATCACCCGACAGCTTCCCGGGTCTTTCTCAAGACGACTTTGACGACGTCTTCCTCCAGAGCCCAGCCCCACCCTCACCTCCAGCACAAGAGCCCAGCATCACAGAGAACCtgcccacccctccccctccgtctcctcctcctgccctcgAACTAGAGCTGGGAACTGGAAACCAGACTGTGCAAAG TCCTAGTTCAGAGCCCAGccttctcccccctccctcctcactgCCACTACCTGTGCTCAgcctctcccctccccctgaTCCACCACTCATCACTCCTGCCCCACCTGCGGCGGCCGAGGTCGGCCTGTGTCTGGAGTACCAGCCCCTGCCCAGGCGGAAGAGGACGCCCGAGGAGCTgcgagtggagctgctgtcccgGCAGCTG GTGCAGCAGGACTCCTCTCTGGGGCCCCTCCTGGCGACGTGGGGGAGCAGGACCACCGTCGAGCTGATGGAGGAGATCTTCACAAATAATAAAGCacaactgcagcagaggagaaacAGCCAATCAGACGACAG GGGGATGATTGATGGAGCGACAGAGGCCAGAGTGGACGAGGAGCAGAAGGATCTCAACACCAAGAAG GTGGAGCTGTGTGAGGCCTTGACCAGCAGCgtggcagctctgcagcaggagagggaggcgctgtgtgaggagcagaggcagcaccAGGCTCTGGGCGCCAGCGTGGAGGCGCTGGTGCAGGAGCGTCTGACGGCCAACGAGAGGGACAAGTACAGCGTGTTCATCG GAGACCTGGAGAGAATcgtgaacctgctgctgtcgctgtgcGGCCGACTGTCGAGGGTGGACAGGTCTCTGCTGGCGCTGGACACGACGGAGCTGACACAGGAGGACGCGGCGGAGGAGAGG GACTGCCTCCATCGCAAGCGCTCTCTGCTCCTCCGCCAGACCGAGGACGCGCGCGAGCTGAAGGAGAACctggagcggcggcagcgggtGGTGCACGGCGTCCTGAGCGCCCGCCTCGCGGGGCCGCAGCTGCGGGACTACGGCCGCTTCGTCGGCGCCCTGCCCTCGCTCCTgatccgccgccgccgtctgGACGAGCTCATCCGGACGgggcaggagcagctggagcgccTGCAGGAAAGCCTCCAGGCGCCGGCGTCCCGCTCGGCCCCGCTCCCGCGGCTGCCGCCGCCCCCGCCGGCCCCGGGCCCCGTCCACGCAGTCAGATCCACCGCGGTGACGTCGCTGTGA